The following are from one region of the Polaribacter marinaquae genome:
- a CDS encoding DNA-binding protein — MALRYRISKRNNSIGKNTANYILQAVNTGTVDLDTLSESISNECTLHSVDVKAVLMALGKKLDYHLSEGKIVDLGDVGKFKMGFSGVAAATPEALSVKRNIKKFHINYQPALKMKRKLKGGLTVYKESNRV; from the coding sequence ATGGCGTTACGTTACAGAATTTCTAAAAGAAATAATAGCATTGGTAAAAATACCGCGAATTATATTTTACAAGCCGTAAATACAGGTACGGTAGATTTAGATACTTTAAGCGAAAGTATTAGCAACGAGTGTACTTTACACAGTGTAGATGTAAAAGCTGTTTTAATGGCATTGGGTAAAAAGCTAGATTATCATTTAAGCGAAGGTAAAATTGTAGATCTTGGTGATGTAGGTAAGTTTAAAATGGGGTTTAGCGGTGTTGCGGCAGCTACACCAGAAGCACTAAGTGTAAAACGAAACATTAAAAAATTTCATATCAATTACCAACCGGCTCTTAAAATGAAAAGAAAATTAAAAGGCGGGTTAACTGTGTATAAAGAAAGTAATAGAGTGTAA
- a CDS encoding SMEK domain-containing protein, which translates to MARVKTDIIINAFALLESKIKLYSHLNLQDINIHLENILRDILNIIYSDRQFINLNTEEGNFASIDLGDNINDIALQVTSTTTPKKVRETISKYKDEYNYKKVIMLFGKIDKPKRTITFDTEIDGRFEFEEWDFSMLIEKINDCKSHEIDQIQQILINEVIPKVTSNLKTEDDSATKLWDNLEQKDIRNFKDKLLDVNSNIRDARIEMYCREIASGKVELSNYSEREISAMKYRVFEICQKELLDFCDENEKKELSHIEINKLITDYTEQAYIVIEERTKDYSYPFKNKDTLKKIVLALIDECYLSFDEKGIYV; encoded by the coding sequence ATGGCAAGAGTAAAAACCGACATAATAATTAATGCCTTTGCTTTGTTAGAAAGCAAAATCAAACTGTATTCTCATTTAAATCTTCAAGATATAAATATTCATTTGGAAAATATTCTTAGAGATATATTAAATATTATATATTCAGACCGACAATTTATTAATCTAAATACAGAAGAAGGTAATTTTGCTTCTATTGATTTAGGAGATAACATTAATGATATTGCTTTACAAGTGACATCTACTACAACACCCAAAAAAGTTAGAGAAACAATTTCAAAATATAAAGATGAGTATAATTACAAAAAAGTAATTATGTTATTTGGAAAAATTGATAAGCCCAAAAGAACTATAACTTTTGACACCGAAATTGATGGACGTTTTGAATTTGAAGAATGGGATTTTAGTATGTTAATTGAAAAAATAAATGACTGTAAAAGCCATGAAATTGATCAAATTCAACAAATCTTAATAAATGAAGTAATCCCTAAAGTTACTAGTAATTTAAAAACAGAAGATGATTCAGCGACTAAACTCTGGGATAATTTAGAACAAAAAGATATTCGAAATTTCAAAGATAAATTGCTAGACGTAAACTCAAATATCCGTGATGCTAGAATTGAAATGTATTGTAGAGAAATAGCTTCGGGAAAAGTAGAATTGAGCAACTATTCAGAAAGAGAAATTAGTGCGATGAAATATAGAGTTTTTGAAATTTGTCAAAAAGAACTTTTAGACTTCTGTGATGAAAATGAGAAAAAAGAATTATCACACATAGAAATTAATAAACTTATTACAGATTATACAGAACAAGCATATATTGTAATAGAAGAGAGAACAAAAGATTACTCTTATCCATTTAAAAATAAAGACACATTAAAAAAAATAGTGCTAGCATTAATAGACGAGTGCTATCTTTCTTTTGATGAAAAAGGAATTTACGTATGA
- a CDS encoding AAA family ATPase produces MGNLIIEKVKYSGDKYFYESPILTNGINLIVGDNGSGKSTFTYFIEFCLGNNIKYFEKGTNKEYTEIVNDTNNFVELDIKINSKKYQLKRFINKSDIFINDNSEISVLPIKRNQNKIFSDWLLEKLNISISELNMGTYSWKLNFSDLLRLIIYDQDTESKKIYKAPINSNFVSDSLIIRKTVFEVLLGISSDDYFKKHDELKEITKKKDTALSSLNDFNEKYSGVDLEKNNIENNLKTYKETLEKAYSERQLYLSSNTKIDDKADFINGIQEELIQTDLEISEKNLLVNNSQIEYNKISKLYENQQNEIKEIEKIIFTNDKLNLFSFKLCPFCMSKHEPVKNHCLCGSEIKDENYEKFVYNSNEYDTILKHKSKSIETLQIALDSYFKQIISIKKELDFLSNKSDDLTIKLKKLISSIEFSGNTELVDSLNDKILETQRELDKYEYLLEISIKKEGLEEKFNSLNEKYKSTNKEFRALHLEFVSQNKSLITEFNKIYCELLQKSSAGANIAEIDDDYMPIIDGGVYKNKSADVPLRLMYYFTILALSLKNVSVKHPGLLIIDTPENSGIDEDNLKKDLDLINFAIEKGESSKKEYQIILTTGLDKYPESFKENIKDEFNESEGFYILKEKI; encoded by the coding sequence ATGGGAAATTTAATAATAGAAAAAGTTAAATATTCTGGTGATAAATATTTTTATGAATCACCAATACTTACCAATGGTATAAATTTAATTGTTGGTGATAATGGTTCAGGAAAAAGTACATTCACATATTTTATAGAGTTTTGTTTAGGTAATAATATCAAGTATTTTGAAAAAGGTACTAATAAAGAATATACCGAAATAGTTAATGATACAAATAATTTTGTAGAGCTAGATATTAAAATTAATTCTAAAAAATATCAGCTCAAACGATTCATTAATAAAAGTGATATTTTCATAAATGACAATAGTGAAATTAGCGTACTACCTATTAAGAGAAATCAAAATAAAATATTTTCAGATTGGTTATTAGAAAAATTAAACATTTCTATTTCTGAACTTAATATGGGTACATACTCTTGGAAGTTAAACTTTAGTGACTTATTAAGACTAATAATTTATGACCAAGACACAGAATCAAAGAAAATATATAAAGCACCAATAAATTCAAATTTCGTTTCTGATTCATTAATAATTAGAAAAACAGTTTTCGAAGTTTTATTAGGTATATCATCTGATGACTATTTCAAAAAACATGACGAATTAAAAGAAATAACTAAGAAAAAAGATACTGCTTTATCTTCACTAAACGATTTTAACGAAAAATATAGTGGTGTAGATTTAGAAAAAAATAATATTGAAAATAATTTAAAAACTTATAAAGAAACATTAGAAAAAGCATATTCAGAGAGACAATTATATTTAAGTTCAAACACAAAAATTGATGATAAAGCTGATTTTATTAATGGAATTCAAGAAGAATTAATCCAGACAGATTTAGAAATTTCTGAGAAAAATTTATTAGTTAATAATTCTCAAATCGAGTATAATAAAATTTCAAAATTATATGAGAACCAACAAAATGAAATTAAAGAAATTGAAAAAATAATTTTCACTAATGACAAATTAAATTTATTCTCATTTAAACTATGCCCTTTCTGCATGTCTAAGCACGAACCTGTAAAAAATCATTGTCTTTGTGGCTCAGAAATTAAAGATGAAAACTATGAGAAATTTGTATATAATTCTAACGAATATGACACTATATTAAAACACAAATCTAAAAGTATAGAAACTCTTCAAATTGCTTTAGATTCGTATTTTAAACAGATAATAAGTATTAAAAAAGAATTAGATTTCTTGTCAAACAAATCAGATGATTTAACCATAAAACTAAAAAAACTTATCAGCTCTATAGAATTTTCTGGTAATACTGAACTAGTAGATAGTTTGAATGATAAAATATTAGAAACACAAAGGGAATTAGATAAGTATGAATATCTTTTAGAAATTTCAATTAAAAAAGAAGGGTTAGAAGAAAAATTTAATTCTTTAAATGAGAAATATAAATCTACAAACAAGGAGTTTAGAGCACTTCACCTTGAATTTGTTTCTCAAAACAAATCATTAATTACTGAATTCAACAAAATCTACTGTGAATTACTTCAAAAGTCTTCAGCAGGTGCAAATATTGCAGAAATTGATGATGATTATATGCCAATCATTGATGGAGGTGTTTATAAAAACAAAAGTGCTGATGTCCCTTTAAGATTAATGTATTATTTTACAATTTTGGCATTATCTTTAAAAAACGTATCCGTAAAACATCCAGGTCTACTAATCATTGATACACCAGAGAACTCTGGTATAGATGAAGATAATTTAAAAAAAGATTTAGATTTAATCAATTTTGCTATTGAAAAAGGTGAAAGCAGTAAAAAAGAATATCAAATAATCTTAACAACTGGTTTAGACAAATATCCTGAATCTTTCAAAGAAAATATTAAAGATGAATTTAATGAAAGTGAAGGGTTCTACATATTAAAAGAGAAGATTTAA
- a CDS encoding YkgJ family cysteine cluster protein: MQTTKLTSESILPLTCSRAGTCCYGKAVMLNPWELLQFSIEKKVSPKTFRDLYTDFGGVRLTFNGKKDSKGQSACSQYIDTKGCSVHNGRPLACRLYPLGRQIQFNKAHYMFEGKEFPCLTDCAEVLNLPKLTVGNYLKGQGATPFENAQDAYLELMQNIADVAFQLLLETGLSASGDTKTLQMWQAMGTASPEDLTQRIGTDWLDALMLPAIDKTIDNPIDFATAHNELLMAKIQDNFGGLDTLAKISDAAILLIGVALQLARGLGANTQEIASHWVATAKSHGALD; this comes from the coding sequence ATGCAAACCACAAAACTAACATCAGAAAGTATTTTACCCCTTACCTGCTCTAGAGCCGGCACATGTTGTTATGGTAAAGCCGTAATGTTAAATCCGTGGGAGTTGTTACAATTTAGCATCGAGAAAAAAGTATCTCCAAAAACGTTTCGAGATTTGTACACAGATTTTGGTGGCGTTCGTTTAACCTTTAACGGAAAAAAAGATAGCAAAGGGCAAAGTGCTTGCAGCCAATACATAGATACCAAAGGTTGCAGTGTACATAATGGCAGACCGTTGGCTTGTCGTTTGTATCCTTTAGGGCGTCAAATACAGTTTAACAAAGCACATTATATGTTCGAGGGCAAAGAATTTCCGTGTTTAACAGATTGTGCCGAGGTTTTAAATTTGCCCAAATTAACGGTGGGTAATTATTTAAAAGGACAAGGAGCCACACCTTTTGAAAATGCCCAAGATGCGTATTTAGAATTGATGCAAAATATTGCAGATGTTGCTTTTCAGTTATTGTTAGAAACAGGTTTGTCTGCTTCCGGAGACACCAAAACACTGCAAATGTGGCAAGCAATGGGTACTGCATCGCCAGAAGACTTAACCCAACGCATTGGTACAGATTGGTTAGATGCTTTAATGTTACCGGCTATAGATAAAACCATAGACAACCCAATTGACTTTGCCACAGCACACAACGAGCTATTAATGGCTAAGATTCAAGATAACTTTGGTGGCTTAGATACATTGGCTAAAATTAGCGATGCCGCCATTCTATTAATTGGCGTAGCCTTACAATTGGCAAGAGGTTTGGGCGCAAATACCCAAGAAATTGCAAGCCATTGGGTAGCAACTGCAAAAAGTCATGGTGCTTTAGACTAA
- a CDS encoding exonuclease SbcCD subunit D C-terminal domain-containing protein, whose translation MKILHTADWHLGHRLHEQSQFEEQTLFLEWLENYIILNKIDVLLVSGDIFDSGSPSNQSLEMYYRFLMNLKATTCKSVIITGGNHDSPGTLNAPKPILDALSIKVIGKATEDIKDEVFTIDVNNQQVIVAAVPYLRDGDIRRAVAGETFDELIDKYKTALIHHYDAAAAAAKAINTNNAPVIAMGHLFATGGSVSDSEQNIYVGTLGHIGAEDFNPYFDYVALGHLHRPQIIGGNEKVRYSGSPTVLSFSEVSYEKKVIVLTVEDNTICNIEEAIVPRFREFYKITGTVASCIETFTELTTNDYNLTPWVEIVLKEDHTVNTEDLKRAAEQHAFEILKIGLQRERTVKGIEELLENTKSIKELVPTEVFKLKCKEMAYDLEQKPAIWDAFNEILQSVKKQ comes from the coding sequence ATGAAAATATTGCATACTGCCGATTGGCATTTGGGACATAGACTGCACGAACAATCTCAATTTGAAGAACAAACACTATTTTTAGAGTGGTTAGAAAACTACATCATTCTAAACAAAATAGATGTTTTATTGGTTTCTGGTGATATTTTTGATTCGGGTTCACCATCTAACCAAAGTTTAGAAATGTACTACCGCTTTTTAATGAATTTAAAAGCAACTACATGTAAATCGGTTATTATTACGGGTGGTAATCATGATTCGCCAGGTACTTTAAATGCACCCAAACCTATTTTAGACGCCTTGTCTATAAAAGTAATTGGCAAAGCTACAGAAGACATTAAAGACGAAGTTTTTACCATTGATGTAAACAACCAACAAGTAATTGTTGCTGCCGTACCTTATTTGAGAGACGGTGATATTAGACGCGCTGTTGCCGGTGAAACTTTTGACGAGTTGATAGACAAATACAAAACGGCATTAATACATCATTACGATGCAGCTGCTGCAGCTGCAAAAGCTATCAACACTAATAATGCACCTGTAATTGCTATGGGGCATTTGTTTGCTACCGGTGGCTCTGTTTCTGATAGTGAACAAAATATTTATGTAGGTACTTTAGGCCATATTGGTGCAGAAGATTTTAATCCCTATTTTGATTATGTGGCTTTAGGGCATTTGCACAGACCGCAAATAATTGGTGGCAACGAAAAGGTTCGATATTCGGGATCGCCAACAGTGTTAAGTTTTAGCGAAGTGAGTTACGAGAAAAAAGTTATTGTATTAACTGTAGAGGATAATACAATCTGCAATATTGAAGAAGCCATTGTACCAAGATTTCGCGAATTTTATAAAATTACAGGTACTGTAGCATCTTGCATCGAAACTTTTACAGAGCTTACCACAAACGATTACAATTTAACGCCTTGGGTAGAAATCGTTTTAAAAGAAGACCATACTGTAAATACAGAAGATTTAAAACGAGCAGCAGAACAGCACGCTTTTGAAATCTTAAAAATTGGCTTGCAAAGAGAACGCACTGTAAAAGGGATTGAAGAGTTGTTAGAAAATACAAAATCTATAAAAGAATTGGTACCTACAGAAGTTTTTAAGCTAAAATGCAAAGAAATGGCCTATGATTTAGAGCAAAAACCAGCCATTTGGGATGCGTTTAATGAGATTTTACAATCTGTAAAAAAACAATAA
- a CDS encoding AAA family ATPase, producing the protein MKILKIELQNINSLKSDTPICIDFESEQFRDVGLYAITGATGAGKTTILDAITIALYHNVPRFNGTKGTLLDVVSHGATNAYSRIVFTNKTASFEAFWGIKIADKNGKRYKNAKEEVSLKNLTTGAILATQKRQLLAEVLRVSQLDYNQFLRSVMLAQGEFAAFLTAKGPEKGKLLEQITGEQIYKKIGQGILERKAKEENTLKEIQAKINADDILSEEQKKELLEDSKGIDSAILTAANVIKTSQTVVDWYTEFSKLTKAKEENEKNADAIEKYVKEQKPKLDAYALHEKALPFKEKIKELKELDTAILEKEKAKGNLDKELKDLHPKILQLEKQVTADTLALKKEEQNFTAWLPKFEEITKLDATLKTEKQAKLKILEDKKVLDAQIKQATEERNRLKEQLNTIEAKIKTATNYIEKNSFLTSVAKELTNWREDFSALKTHHTAITESNEAIIRVNKEIDASEESLKNKKLLFDKEINVKKELENKISLLNKDSEKNTLQDILQLQTIDAKAAENWKELKSLSEQYNLLQKQVANTVLDVNKLTTEEKEVQSNLSALEKDLKTQEALVTDATKILELERSVAKYKADRANLKPGEPCGLCGATEHPFAENSPAIQISEATATLTKRKEDLAKLNAKQNQLLQQKTSITTRIENTTLQLKNKKEEITALTTKADKIPVAAALADSEKIDGEIQLLAQKLKVHQENIQKAQETQNEKDRLSKAMQLQQQTYSALHTQIVALEEQVKHAKKSISAHNEKVITQTKLSKEIEERLKISLAKYALEMPAIAAINQFLKDTENSILTFDAKEKEIASFISEQKVLSAKIEAIDSTLKVKHQDMETLQKTFKEKDAIANKILAQRVAILPIETSVDSKRKTLQSLIEKQSKEERIGKEALQHLQNLKTKQETSLANTTIDLEKLKDTKIKLESNFNKEVELSEFLTRTAIEMALLSDEQSVNYKKLKERIQENLVKIKTLKENNLKEFNALKAAKNFTTTEQESKQLLATEKAKKDALLTKKGKIEETFRKDLEIKNRNKEVYKKIDAQSEICNVWRELFKIIGNSKDAFNVYVQRLTLKQLLDLANVHLYNLNKRYSLKLEDTYKPKEELNFNLIDHYQTDRARLVDTCSGGEKFIISLALALGLSDLASKNVKIDSLFIDEGFGTLDGNTLETVIATLETLQSQGKTIGIISHVENLKERIPTQIQITKKSSGVSTVKIV; encoded by the coding sequence ATGAAAATTTTAAAAATTGAATTACAAAATATCAATTCCTTAAAATCTGATACTCCTATTTGTATCGATTTTGAAAGTGAACAATTTAGAGATGTTGGTTTGTATGCCATTACAGGCGCTACAGGTGCAGGTAAAACCACTATTTTAGATGCAATTACCATTGCCTTGTACCATAACGTACCTAGGTTTAACGGTACAAAAGGGACACTTTTAGATGTGGTAAGCCATGGCGCAACAAACGCGTATAGTAGAATTGTATTTACAAACAAAACGGCTTCTTTTGAGGCTTTTTGGGGTATCAAAATTGCTGACAAAAATGGAAAACGTTACAAAAACGCCAAAGAAGAAGTAAGCTTAAAAAACTTAACGACAGGTGCTATTTTAGCAACTCAAAAAAGACAACTATTAGCAGAAGTGCTAAGAGTTTCTCAATTAGACTACAACCAATTTTTACGATCTGTAATGCTTGCCCAAGGTGAGTTTGCTGCATTTTTAACTGCCAAAGGACCAGAAAAAGGAAAGCTTTTAGAGCAAATTACCGGCGAACAGATTTATAAAAAAATTGGACAAGGAATCTTAGAACGAAAGGCCAAAGAAGAAAATACCTTAAAAGAAATTCAGGCAAAAATTAATGCGGATGATATTTTAAGTGAAGAACAAAAAAAGGAATTATTAGAAGACAGTAAAGGGATTGATTCCGCGATTCTAACAGCTGCAAATGTTATTAAAACATCGCAAACCGTTGTAGACTGGTATACAGAGTTTTCAAAATTGACAAAAGCAAAGGAAGAGAATGAAAAAAATGCCGATGCTATTGAAAAATACGTTAAAGAACAAAAACCGAAATTAGACGCCTATGCTTTGCACGAAAAAGCATTGCCTTTTAAAGAAAAGATAAAAGAATTAAAAGAGCTAGATACTGCTATTCTAGAAAAAGAAAAAGCAAAGGGCAATTTAGATAAAGAATTAAAGGATTTACATCCTAAAATACTGCAACTAGAAAAACAGGTAACCGCAGATACCTTGGCCTTAAAAAAAGAAGAACAAAACTTTACTGCTTGGTTGCCAAAGTTTGAAGAAATTACCAAATTAGATGCTACGCTTAAAACCGAGAAGCAGGCAAAACTGAAAATTTTAGAAGATAAAAAGGTTTTAGACGCGCAAATAAAACAAGCTACTGAAGAAAGAAATCGATTAAAAGAGCAATTAAATACTATTGAGGCTAAAATTAAGACCGCAACGAATTACATCGAAAAGAATTCTTTTTTAACCTCAGTAGCTAAAGAACTCACCAATTGGCGAGAAGATTTTTCGGCGTTAAAAACTCACCATACGGCAATCACCGAAAGTAACGAGGCTATCATTAGAGTTAACAAAGAAATTGACGCATCCGAAGAATCATTAAAAAACAAAAAACTACTTTTTGACAAAGAAATCAATGTCAAAAAAGAGCTAGAAAATAAAATAAGTCTTTTAAACAAAGACTCAGAAAAAAACACATTACAAGACATTTTACAGCTGCAAACCATTGATGCAAAAGCAGCAGAGAACTGGAAAGAATTAAAAAGCCTTTCGGAACAATACAACCTTTTACAAAAACAGGTAGCAAATACGGTTTTAGACGTAAACAAATTAACTACAGAAGAAAAGGAAGTACAAAGCAACCTTAGTGCTTTAGAAAAAGACCTAAAAACACAAGAAGCGTTGGTTACAGATGCTACTAAAATTTTAGAATTAGAGCGCAGTGTTGCCAAATACAAAGCAGATAGAGCTAATTTAAAACCAGGAGAACCTTGCGGTTTGTGTGGTGCTACAGAACATCCGTTTGCAGAAAACTCACCCGCAATTCAAATTAGCGAAGCAACCGCCACGTTAACGAAACGAAAGGAAGATTTGGCAAAACTGAACGCAAAGCAAAACCAACTTTTACAACAAAAAACTAGCATAACTACCCGAATAGAAAATACAACGCTACAATTAAAAAATAAAAAAGAAGAAATAACAGCATTAACTACAAAAGCAGACAAAATACCTGTTGCTGCTGCATTGGCTGATTCAGAAAAAATTGATGGTGAAATTCAATTGCTAGCGCAGAAATTAAAAGTTCATCAAGAAAATATACAAAAAGCCCAAGAAACTCAAAACGAAAAAGACAGACTTAGCAAAGCAATGCAACTGCAACAGCAAACATATAGTGCATTGCACACACAAATTGTTGCTTTAGAAGAACAAGTTAAACATGCTAAAAAATCAATTTCAGCGCATAACGAAAAAGTTATTACCCAAACAAAACTTAGCAAAGAAATAGAAGAACGTTTAAAAATTTCTTTAGCCAAATATGCTTTAGAAATGCCTGCTATCGCTGCTATAAACCAATTTCTAAAAGATACAGAAAACAGCATCTTAACTTTTGATGCCAAAGAAAAGGAAATAGCCTCGTTTATATCTGAACAAAAGGTATTATCCGCTAAAATAGAAGCTATAGATAGTACTTTAAAGGTAAAACATCAAGATATGGAAACCTTGCAAAAAACCTTTAAAGAAAAAGATGCAATTGCGAATAAAATTCTAGCACAAAGAGTAGCCATATTACCAATAGAAACCTCTGTAGATTCTAAAAGAAAAACATTACAATCACTTATTGAAAAACAATCGAAAGAAGAACGAATTGGTAAAGAAGCACTGCAGCATTTACAAAATTTAAAAACCAAACAAGAAACGTCTTTAGCCAACACAACAATTGATTTAGAAAAGCTAAAAGATACCAAAATTAAACTAGAAAGCAACTTTAATAAAGAAGTTGAACTTAGTGAATTTTTAACCCGTACAGCTATAGAAATGGCTCTTTTATCTGACGAGCAAAGTGTAAATTATAAAAAGTTAAAAGAAAGAATACAAGAAAATTTAGTAAAGATTAAAACCTTAAAAGAAAATAATTTAAAGGAATTTAACGCTTTAAAGGCTGCGAAAAACTTTACAACTACCGAACAAGAAAGCAAACAGTTATTAGCCACTGAAAAAGCCAAAAAAGATGCTCTTTTAACTAAAAAAGGTAAAATTGAAGAAACTTTTAGAAAAGATTTAGAAATTAAAAACAGAAATAAAGAGGTTTATAAAAAAATAGATGCTCAATCCGAAATTTGCAACGTTTGGCGCGAGTTGTTTAAAATTATTGGTAACTCAAAAGATGCGTTTAATGTGTATGTACAACGTTTAACATTAAAACAATTGTTAGATTTAGCAAATGTGCATTTGTATAATTTGAACAAGCGTTATTCTTTAAAACTAGAAGACACTTATAAACCCAAAGAAGAACTGAACTTTAATTTAATAGACCATTATCAAACAGATAGAGCTAGATTGGTAGACACTTGTAGTGGAGGTGAAAAGTTTATTATAAGTTTGGCATTGGCATTGGGGCTGTCTGATTTGGCAAGTAAAAATGTAAAAATAGATTCTCTTTTTATAGATGAAGGTTTTGGTACTTTAGATGGCAATACTTTAGAGACGGTAATTGCTACATTAGAAACTTTACAATCTCAAGGGAAAACAATTGGTATTATTTCTCATGTAGAAAACTTAAAAGAGCGCATACCCACACAAATTCAAATTACCAAAAAAAGTAGCGGAGTAAGTACAGTAAAAATTGTGTAA
- a CDS encoding sulfurtransferase — protein sequence MSLKITKPLVTVDWLYKHINDTNLVVLDCTIPKVTDVATTDNAKKCIKGALFFDLKKTFSDQNATLPNTVLTAEVFERKAQELGINNNSVIICYDDLGIYSAPRVWWMFQLMGFKNIAVLDGGLPEWNANNYPTVANYSIKSDKGNFTVDFKPNKLKNTAAVYKAMSNDTSVIIDARSEERFLGTAPEPRPELSSGHIPNSINIPFKFVLESRKMKSFDDLFKIFTKFENENEIIFTCGSGITASILALAAAVLEIKNTAVYDGSWTEWASNGNLPIVKEV from the coding sequence ATGTCTTTAAAAATAACAAAACCGTTAGTAACTGTAGATTGGTTGTACAAGCATATAAACGATACAAATCTTGTCGTTTTAGACTGTACAATCCCTAAAGTGACGGATGTTGCTACAACAGACAATGCAAAGAAATGTATTAAAGGTGCCCTGTTTTTTGATTTAAAAAAGACTTTTTCAGATCAAAATGCAACGTTACCAAATACAGTTTTAACGGCAGAAGTATTTGAAAGGAAAGCTCAAGAATTAGGTATAAATAACAATTCTGTAATAATTTGTTATGATGATTTAGGCATTTATAGTGCGCCAAGAGTTTGGTGGATGTTTCAGCTAATGGGGTTTAAAAACATAGCGGTTTTAGATGGTGGTTTGCCAGAATGGAATGCTAACAACTATCCAACTGTTGCTAACTATTCTATTAAAAGTGATAAAGGGAACTTTACAGTCGATTTTAAGCCAAATAAACTCAAAAATACAGCAGCTGTTTATAAAGCAATGTCTAACGACACCAGTGTTATTATAGACGCTCGTTCAGAAGAAAGATTTTTAGGAACAGCGCCAGAACCTAGACCAGAATTATCTAGTGGACATATTCCTAATTCTATAAATATTCCATTCAAATTTGTGTTAGAAAGCAGAAAAATGAAATCTTTTGATGATTTATTTAAAATTTTTACTAAATTTGAAAACGAAAATGAAATCATATTTACCTGTGGATCAGGTATAACGGCTTCAATTTTAGCTTTAGCAGCAGCAGTTTTAGAAATTAAAAATACAGCTGTTTACGATGGTTCTTGGACGGAATGGGCTAGTAATGGTAATTTACCAATTGTAAAAGAAGTATGA